The genomic stretch CGACAAAATGATCGACACTTCCTTTTCCTTTTCCCATAGGAGTTTCATCTCCTTTTTTGGTCATCGGTTTATCCGGGAAAATTCTTATCCAAATCTTTCCGCCTCTTTTTATGTATCTAGTCATGGCGCGCCGAGCTGCTTCAATCTGGCGAGCAGAAACTAGTCCTCCGTCCATTGCCTTGAGTCCGAAACTTCCAAAGCTG from Parcubacteria group bacterium encodes the following:
- the rplP gene encoding 50S ribosomal protein L16, whose protein sequence is MLMPKKVKHRKVQRGGKIRGMATKGNEVSFGSFGLKAMDGGLVSARQIEAARRAMTRYIKRGGKIWIRIFPDKPMTKKGDETPMGKGKGSVDHFVAKIKAGRVLFEMDGVLESVASEAMRLASHKLSVKTKFIKK